The following coding sequences are from one Exiguobacterium sibiricum 7-3 window:
- the rplW gene encoding 50S ribosomal protein L23: MANAHDIIKRPVITERSVNQMAEKKYTFEVDVKASKPQIKDAVEAIFGVKVEKINTLISKPKAKRVGRHAGYTARRKKAVVTLTADSKELDYLG; the protein is encoded by the coding sequence ATGGCAAACGCACACGACATTATCAAACGTCCTGTAATTACTGAACGCTCAGTGAACCAAATGGCTGAGAAAAAGTACACGTTCGAAGTAGACGTAAAGGCATCTAAGCCACAAATCAAAGATGCAGTTGAAGCGATCTTCGGCGTTAAAGTTGAAAAAATCAACACACTTATCTCAAAACCAAAAGCAAAACGCGTAGGTCGTCACGCTGGTTACACAGCACGCCGCAAAAAAGCGGTCGTCACGCTTACTGCAGATAGCAAAGAACTCGATTACCTCGGTTAA
- the fusA gene encoding elongation factor G — protein sequence MAREFSLKNTRNIGIMAHIDAGKTTTTERILYYTGRIHKIGETHEGASQMDWMEQEQERGITITSAATTAQWKGNRVNIIDTPGHVDFTVEVERSLRVLDGAVAVLDAQSGVEPQTETVWRQATTYGVPRIVFVNKMDKIGADFLYSVGTLRDRLQANAHAIQIPIGAEDEFKGIIDLVEKKTYMYGNDLGTDIEEIEGFPAEFAEEAEELRASLIEAVADYEEEMMMKYLEGEEITIEELKAGIRKATLTVDFYPVLVGSAFKNKGVQLMLDAVLDYLPSPVDVKAITGINMDTDEEIIRESTDEAPFSALAFKVMTDPYVGKLTFFRVYSGTATAGSYVKNSTKGKRERLGRILQMHANSREEIPMVFAGDIAAAVGLKDTTTGDTLCAEKDNVVLESMTFPEPVISVAIEPKTKADQDKMGQALAKLAEEDPTFRTETNPETGQTIISGMGELHLDIIVDRMRREFKVEANVGAPQVAYRETIRQAAKIDSKFARQSGGRGQYGHVVVEFEPNEEGAGFEFNNKIVGGVVPREYIPAVEHGIEEALQNGILAGYPVVDVKAALVFGSYHDVDSNEMAFKIAASMAVKQLKDKSGAVILEPMMKVEIVIPDEYMGDIMGDVTSRRGRVEGMEARGNAQVVRSMIPLSEMFGYATGLRSRTQGRGTYSMHFDHYEEVPKSVAEEIIKKANG from the coding sequence ATGGCAAGAGAATTCTCCCTTAAGAACACCCGTAATATCGGGATCATGGCCCACATCGATGCTGGTAAAACAACAACGACTGAGCGTATCCTCTATTACACGGGTCGTATCCACAAGATTGGTGAAACGCACGAAGGTGCTTCACAGATGGACTGGATGGAGCAAGAGCAAGAGCGTGGAATCACGATTACATCTGCAGCAACAACTGCACAATGGAAAGGTAACCGCGTAAACATCATCGATACACCTGGACACGTAGACTTCACTGTTGAAGTTGAACGTTCACTCCGTGTACTTGATGGTGCGGTAGCAGTACTTGATGCTCAGTCTGGTGTTGAGCCACAAACTGAGACAGTATGGCGCCAAGCTACAACTTACGGCGTACCACGTATCGTTTTCGTTAACAAAATGGATAAAATCGGTGCAGACTTCCTGTACTCGGTTGGAACGCTTCGCGACCGCCTTCAAGCGAACGCACACGCAATCCAAATCCCGATCGGCGCAGAAGATGAATTCAAAGGAATCATCGACCTCGTTGAAAAGAAAACATACATGTACGGTAACGACCTCGGTACTGATATCGAAGAAATCGAAGGGTTCCCTGCAGAATTCGCAGAAGAAGCTGAAGAACTTCGTGCATCACTTATCGAAGCAGTTGCAGATTACGAAGAAGAAATGATGATGAAATACCTCGAGGGCGAGGAAATCACAATTGAAGAGCTTAAAGCGGGTATCCGTAAAGCGACTCTTACAGTTGATTTCTACCCAGTTCTCGTTGGTTCGGCATTCAAGAACAAAGGTGTTCAGCTTATGCTTGACGCAGTCCTTGACTACCTCCCATCACCAGTCGACGTAAAAGCAATCACAGGAATTAACATGGATACAGATGAAGAGATCATTCGTGAGTCAACTGACGAAGCGCCATTCTCTGCACTTGCATTCAAAGTTATGACTGACCCGTATGTTGGTAAATTGACGTTCTTCCGTGTGTACTCAGGTACAGCTACGGCAGGATCTTACGTCAAGAACTCAACAAAAGGGAAACGTGAGCGTCTTGGACGTATCCTTCAAATGCACGCGAACAGCCGTGAGGAGATCCCAATGGTCTTCGCTGGTGACATCGCAGCAGCTGTAGGTCTTAAAGATACTACTACTGGAGATACGCTTTGTGCAGAGAAAGACAACGTCGTTCTCGAATCAATGACATTCCCAGAACCAGTTATCTCGGTCGCAATCGAACCAAAAACGAAAGCTGACCAAGATAAAATGGGTCAAGCACTCGCTAAGCTTGCTGAAGAGGATCCAACATTCCGTACTGAAACAAACCCAGAGACTGGTCAAACGATCATCTCAGGTATGGGTGAGCTTCACCTCGACATCATCGTTGACCGTATGCGTCGCGAATTCAAAGTCGAAGCAAATGTTGGTGCTCCACAAGTAGCTTACCGTGAAACGATTCGCCAAGCGGCGAAAATCGATTCTAAGTTTGCTCGTCAATCAGGTGGTCGTGGTCAGTATGGTCACGTCGTCGTAGAATTCGAGCCAAACGAAGAAGGTGCTGGCTTTGAGTTCAACAACAAAATCGTCGGTGGTGTTGTTCCACGTGAATACATCCCAGCGGTTGAACACGGAATCGAAGAAGCGCTTCAAAACGGTATCCTTGCTGGTTATCCAGTAGTTGACGTTAAAGCGGCACTCGTTTTCGGATCGTACCACGATGTCGACTCAAACGAGATGGCATTTAAAATCGCGGCTTCAATGGCCGTCAAACAACTTAAAGATAAGAGCGGCGCTGTTATCCTTGAGCCAATGATGAAAGTTGAAATCGTCATCCCAGATGAATACATGGGAGACATCATGGGTGATGTTACATCACGCCGTGGACGCGTTGAAGGTATGGAAGCTCGCGGGAACGCTCAAGTCGTTCGTTCGATGATTCCACTTTCAGAGATGTTCGGTTACGCTACTGGTCTTCGTTCACGCACACAAGGTCGCGGAACGTACTCGATGCACTTCGATCACTACGAAGAAGTACCGAAATCAGTTGCTGAAGAAATCATCAAAAAAGCAAACGGCTAA
- the rpsJ gene encoding 30S ribosomal protein S10: MANEKIRIRLKAYDHRVLDQSAEKIVETAKRSGATVSGPIPLPTERAIYTVLRAVHKYKDAREQFEMRTHKRLIDIVNPTPKTVDALMRLELPSGVDIEIKL; the protein is encoded by the coding sequence ATGGCAAATGAAAAAATTCGGATCCGTTTGAAAGCATACGATCACCGCGTGCTTGATCAATCGGCTGAGAAAATTGTCGAAACAGCAAAACGTTCTGGTGCTACTGTATCTGGTCCGATCCCACTCCCAACAGAGAGAGCGATCTACACAGTACTTCGTGCCGTTCACAAGTATAAAGATGCTCGTGAGCAGTTCGAAATGCGTACACACAAACGTTTGATCGACATCGTTAACCCAACACCGAAAACAGTTGATGCGCTTATGCGTCTTGAACTTCCATCGGGCGTTGACATCGAAATCAAACTTTAA
- the rpsG gene encoding 30S ribosomal protein S7, which yields MPRKGQVERRDVMADPIYNSKLVTRLINRLMLDGKKGTAQQILYKAFEAVAERSGRDAMEVFEEAMNNIMPVLEVKARRVGGANYQVPVEVRPERRTTLALRYLVNYSRLRNEKTMDARLANEIMDAANNTGASVKKREDMHKMAEANKAFAHYRW from the coding sequence ATGCCACGTAAAGGTCAAGTAGAACGCCGTGATGTAATGGCTGATCCGATCTACAACTCTAAACTCGTTACCCGCCTTATCAACCGTCTTATGTTAGATGGTAAAAAAGGTACTGCTCAACAAATCTTATACAAAGCTTTTGAAGCTGTCGCTGAACGTTCAGGTCGCGATGCAATGGAAGTTTTTGAAGAGGCGATGAACAACATCATGCCAGTTCTTGAAGTTAAAGCACGCCGTGTAGGTGGAGCTAACTATCAAGTTCCTGTCGAAGTCCGCCCTGAGCGCCGTACGACACTTGCACTTCGTTACCTCGTGAACTACTCACGTCTCCGTAACGAAAAAACAATGGATGCTCGTCTTGCTAATGAAATCATGGACGCTGCAAACAACACTGGTGCTTCAGTTAAGAAGCGCGAAGATATGCACAAAATGGCGGAAGCGAACAAAGCGTTTGCTCACTACCGCTGGTAA
- the rplC gene encoding 50S ribosomal protein L3 — protein sequence MAKGILGTKLGMTQIFNESGEVVPVTVVSVEGNVVLQLKTMEVDGYEAVQLGFGDIKEGRQNKPQKGHAAKASATPKRFIKEIRTSVTDFEIGQEIKADTFAAGEMVDVTGTSKGKGFAGAIKRHNQSRGPMAHGSRYHRRPGSMGPVAPNRVFKGKLLPGRMGGEQVTVQNLEIVKVDVERGLLLVKGAIPGARKSQVVVKTAVKGN from the coding sequence ATGGCTAAAGGAATCTTAGGAACTAAACTCGGTATGACACAAATCTTCAACGAGTCAGGCGAAGTAGTACCAGTTACTGTTGTTTCAGTAGAGGGTAACGTTGTTCTTCAATTGAAGACAATGGAAGTGGACGGTTACGAAGCAGTCCAACTCGGCTTTGGTGATATCAAAGAAGGTCGTCAAAACAAACCGCAAAAAGGTCACGCAGCGAAAGCTAGTGCGACACCTAAGCGCTTCATTAAAGAAATCCGTACATCTGTAACAGATTTCGAAATCGGTCAAGAGATTAAAGCAGATACTTTCGCTGCAGGCGAAATGGTTGATGTAACAGGTACGTCGAAAGGTAAAGGTTTCGCTGGAGCAATCAAGCGTCACAACCAATCACGTGGTCCAATGGCTCACGGTTCGCGTTACCACCGTCGCCCAGGTTCAATGGGTCCTGTCGCTCCAAACCGTGTATTCAAAGGGAAATTGCTCCCAGGACGCATGGGTGGAGAGCAAGTCACTGTTCAAAACCTTGAAATCGTAAAAGTTGATGTAGAACGCGGCTTACTCCTCGTCAAGGGTGCTATCCCAGGCGCACGTAAGAGCCAAGTTGTCGTCAAAACTGCGGTAAAAGGCAACTAA
- the rplD gene encoding 50S ribosomal protein L4, translating into MPKVALLNQTGTQVGDIELADAVFGIEPNEAVVYDAIVMQQASRRQGTHDTKGRSEVRGGGRKPWKQKGTGRARQGSIRSPQWVGGGTVFGPTPRSYAYKLPKKVRRLALRSALSSKVANNEFIVLEGLTIDAPKTKDMISVFAALSIERKVLVVTADYNETVVLSTRNIPGVTVVDAAGVNVLDLVAHDKVIFTKDAVARVEEVLA; encoded by the coding sequence ATGCCTAAAGTAGCTTTGCTTAACCAAACAGGTACACAAGTTGGAGACATCGAGTTGGCAGATGCCGTTTTCGGAATCGAGCCAAACGAAGCAGTCGTATACGATGCAATCGTCATGCAACAAGCTTCACGTCGCCAAGGTACACATGATACAAAAGGTCGCTCGGAAGTTCGCGGTGGCGGCCGTAAACCATGGAAACAAAAAGGTACTGGTCGTGCACGCCAAGGTTCGATCCGTTCGCCACAATGGGTTGGCGGTGGAACAGTCTTCGGTCCAACACCACGTTCGTACGCTTATAAACTTCCTAAAAAGGTTCGTCGTCTCGCATTACGTTCAGCACTTTCTTCGAAAGTCGCTAACAACGAGTTCATCGTTCTTGAAGGATTGACAATCGATGCTCCGAAAACGAAAGATATGATTTCGGTCTTCGCTGCTCTTTCAATCGAACGTAAAGTCCTCGTCGTTACTGCTGATTACAACGAGACAGTCGTTCTTTCAACACGCAACATTCCTGGTGTCACAGTCGTTGACGCTGCTGGAGTAAACGTCCTTGATCTTGTCGCACACGACAAAGTCATCTTCACGAAGGATGCTGTTGCGAGAGTAGAGGAGGTGCTTGCATAA
- the tuf gene encoding elongation factor Tu has protein sequence MGKEKFDRSKPHVNVGTIGHVDHGKTTLTAAISAVLAKSQGKTATKFDQIDGAPEERERGITIATAHIEYETEKRHYAHVDCPGHADYVKNMITGAAQMDGAILVVSATDGPMPQTREHILLSRQVGVPFIVVFMNKVDMVDDEELLELVEMEIRELLSEYDFPGDDLPVIQGSALGALNGEAKWEEKIMELMTAVDEYIPEPTRDTEKDFMMPVEDVFSITGRGTVATGRVERGVLKVNDEVEIVGLHEETKKSVCTGVEMFRKLLDYAEAGDNIGALLRGVSRDDIERGQVLAKPNTITPHKTFKAQVYILSKEEGGRHTPFFGNYRPQFYFRTTDVTGMCQLPEGTEMVMPGDNIELTVELIAPIALEKETRFSIREGGRTVGAGSVTEIVE, from the coding sequence ATGGGTAAAGAAAAATTCGACCGTTCTAAACCGCACGTTAACGTTGGTACAATTGGCCACGTCGACCACGGTAAAACAACTTTAACAGCTGCTATTTCAGCTGTACTTGCAAAATCACAAGGTAAAACTGCTACTAAGTTTGACCAAATCGATGGTGCTCCAGAAGAGCGCGAGCGCGGTATCACTATCGCAACAGCTCACATCGAGTACGAAACAGAAAAACGCCACTATGCACACGTTGACTGCCCAGGTCACGCTGACTATGTTAAAAACATGATCACTGGTGCTGCACAAATGGACGGCGCGATCCTCGTTGTTTCTGCAACTGATGGTCCAATGCCACAAACACGTGAGCACATCTTGCTTTCACGTCAAGTAGGTGTTCCTTTCATCGTAGTATTCATGAACAAAGTCGACATGGTTGACGACGAAGAGCTTCTTGAACTCGTTGAAATGGAAATCCGCGAACTTCTTTCTGAGTATGACTTCCCAGGCGATGACCTCCCAGTTATCCAAGGATCTGCTCTCGGCGCGCTTAACGGCGAAGCTAAATGGGAAGAAAAAATCATGGAACTCATGACAGCTGTTGATGAGTACATCCCTGAGCCAACTCGTGACACTGAAAAAGACTTCATGATGCCAGTTGAGGATGTTTTCTCAATCACTGGTCGTGGTACAGTAGCTACTGGCCGCGTTGAGCGTGGAGTTCTTAAAGTCAACGACGAAGTTGAAATCGTTGGTCTTCACGAAGAAACTAAAAAATCAGTATGTACTGGTGTAGAGATGTTCCGTAAGCTTCTTGACTATGCTGAAGCTGGCGACAACATTGGAGCACTTCTCCGTGGTGTATCACGTGACGATATCGAGCGTGGACAAGTTCTCGCGAAACCAAACACAATCACACCGCACAAAACTTTCAAAGCGCAAGTTTACATCCTTTCAAAAGAAGAGGGTGGCCGTCACACGCCATTCTTCGGTAACTACCGTCCACAGTTCTACTTCCGTACAACTGACGTAACTGGTATGTGCCAACTTCCTGAAGGAACTGAAATGGTAATGCCTGGGGACAACATCGAATTGACTGTTGAACTCATCGCGCCAATCGCTCTTGAAAAAGAAACTCGTTTCTCAATCCGTGAAGGTGGCCGTACGGTAGGCGCTGGATCAGTTACAGAAATCGTTGAGTAA
- a CDS encoding ribosomal L7Ae/L30e/S12e/Gadd45 family protein, which translates to MSYKKVVGADLKFVGQKQTLKALRSGKASEVIIADDADEHVKQALLDAAKQANVPVVNVPSKLELGKACGIDVAATAVAIKKV; encoded by the coding sequence ATGTCTTACAAAAAAGTAGTCGGCGCAGATTTGAAGTTTGTCGGTCAAAAGCAAACGCTCAAAGCATTGCGATCTGGCAAGGCGTCGGAAGTGATCATCGCAGATGACGCAGATGAACACGTAAAGCAAGCATTGCTCGATGCGGCGAAACAAGCAAACGTTCCAGTCGTGAACGTTCCTTCTAAGCTTGAGCTTGGTAAGGCTTGTGGAATCGACGTTGCAGCAACTGCTGTTGCTATTAAGAAAGTTTGA
- the rpoC gene encoding DNA-directed RNA polymerase subunit beta': MVDVNRFEYMKIGLASPEKIRSWSFGEVKKPETINYRTLKPEKDGLFCERIFGPTKDWECYCGKYKRIRYKGIICDRCGVEVTKSKVRRERMGHIELAAPVSHIWYFKGIPSRMGLVLDMSPRALEEIIYFASYVVTDPGESTLEKKQLLSEKEYRAYREKFGSSFTAEMGAEAVRKLLRDVELEKEVAGLREDLRMIQGQRRTRAIKRLEVLDAFRNSGNNPEWMVLEVLPVIPPELRPMVQLDGGRFATSDLNDLYRRVINRNNRLKRLLDLGAPNIIVQNEKRMLQEAVDALIDNGRRGRPVTGPGNRPLKSLSHMLKGKQGRFRQNLLGKRVDYSGRSVIVVGPNLKMYQCGLPKEMALELFKPFVMKELVSRGIAPNIKSAKRKIERVQPEIWDVLEEVIREHPVLLNRAPTLHRLGIQAFEPTLVEGRAIRLHPLVCTAYNADFDGDQMAVHVPLSAEAQAEARLLMLAAQNILNPKDGKPVVTPSQDMVLGNYYLTLERENAIGEGKTFSTVNEALIAYQNGYVHFHTRVAIPAGVLKNPTFTEAQNEKLLVTTVGKLIFNEILPTTFPYLNEPSMNNLQEATPDQYFLEKGTDIVAEIKSRPIIEPFKKGFLGNVIAEVFKRFETTETSRMLDRMKNLGFKHSTRAGITVGIADIIVLPDKQEILVEAQDNVDRVMKSYRRGLITEEERYERVVKSWNDAKDEIQSRLMKSLNRLNPIFMMSDSGARGNASNFTQLAGMRGLMAAPSGRIIELPIKSSFREGLTVQEYFISTHGARKGLADTALKTADSGYLTRRLVDVAQDVIIREDDCGTDRGIRVTALREGTEEIENLYDRLVGRTAFEKVVHPETGAVLVSTNELIDEDIARAITDAGIDNVEIRTAFTCNTSHGVCKKCYGRNLATGNDVEVGEAVGIIAAQSIGEPGTQLTMRTFHTGGVAGDDITQGLPRIQELFEARNPKGQAVISEIDGQVIDFTESRDKRELTIQGLSETRTYTIPFGSRLRVQLGEEVIAGQVFTEGSIDPKELLNVKGVSGVQNYLLQEVQKVYRMQGVEIGDKHVEVMVRQMIRRVRVIESGETSLLPGSLVDISTFKEACKEALRAGKALASAKPVLLGITKASLETDSFLSAASFQETTRVLTDAAIKGKSDYLRGLKENVIIGKLVPAGTGMTRYRQIGLEIAGEAPVEADSPVE; encoded by the coding sequence TTGGTAGATGTTAATAGATTTGAATATATGAAAATCGGCCTCGCTTCCCCTGAAAAGATCCGTTCGTGGTCTTTCGGGGAAGTGAAGAAGCCGGAAACGATCAACTATCGTACGCTCAAGCCAGAGAAAGACGGCTTGTTCTGTGAACGGATTTTTGGTCCAACAAAAGACTGGGAATGTTACTGCGGGAAATACAAGCGAATCCGTTATAAAGGAATCATTTGTGACCGTTGTGGCGTTGAAGTAACCAAGTCGAAAGTCCGTCGTGAACGCATGGGTCATATTGAACTTGCAGCACCGGTTTCGCACATCTGGTACTTTAAAGGAATCCCAAGTCGTATGGGTCTCGTCCTTGATATGTCACCACGTGCACTCGAAGAGATCATTTACTTCGCGTCGTACGTCGTCACAGATCCAGGCGAATCGACACTCGAGAAAAAACAACTTCTTTCAGAAAAAGAGTACCGCGCATATCGCGAGAAATTCGGTAGTTCGTTTACCGCTGAAATGGGTGCGGAAGCAGTTCGCAAATTGCTCCGTGACGTTGAACTCGAAAAAGAAGTAGCTGGCTTACGTGAAGATCTTCGAATGATTCAAGGACAACGTCGTACACGTGCGATCAAACGTCTTGAAGTCCTCGATGCTTTCCGCAACTCAGGCAACAATCCGGAGTGGATGGTTCTTGAAGTACTTCCTGTCATCCCGCCGGAACTCCGTCCGATGGTCCAGCTTGATGGTGGACGTTTCGCGACATCTGACTTAAACGACTTATACCGTCGTGTCATCAACCGTAACAACCGTCTCAAGCGTCTTCTTGACCTTGGCGCTCCGAACATCATCGTTCAGAATGAAAAACGGATGTTGCAAGAAGCGGTCGATGCCTTGATCGATAACGGTCGTCGTGGTCGTCCGGTTACTGGACCGGGTAACCGTCCATTAAAATCTCTTTCACACATGCTGAAAGGGAAACAAGGACGTTTCCGTCAAAACTTACTCGGTAAACGAGTCGACTATTCTGGTCGTTCGGTTATCGTCGTTGGTCCAAACCTGAAGATGTATCAATGTGGTCTTCCGAAAGAAATGGCCCTTGAACTCTTCAAACCGTTTGTCATGAAAGAGCTCGTCTCACGTGGCATCGCACCAAACATCAAGAGTGCAAAACGGAAAATCGAACGTGTTCAACCTGAAATTTGGGATGTGTTAGAAGAAGTCATCCGTGAGCACCCGGTTCTCTTGAACCGTGCCCCGACTCTTCACCGTCTCGGTATCCAGGCGTTCGAACCGACACTCGTCGAAGGTCGCGCGATTCGCCTTCACCCACTCGTATGTACGGCATACAATGCCGATTTCGATGGTGACCAAATGGCGGTTCACGTACCACTTTCAGCAGAAGCACAAGCAGAAGCCCGTCTTCTCATGCTCGCTGCACAAAACATCTTGAACCCGAAAGACGGTAAGCCTGTTGTTACACCATCGCAGGATATGGTCCTCGGTAACTACTACCTGACGCTTGAGCGTGAAAACGCAATCGGCGAAGGGAAAACTTTCTCGACGGTGAACGAAGCGTTGATTGCCTACCAAAATGGGTATGTCCACTTCCACACACGTGTTGCGATTCCAGCCGGCGTTCTGAAGAACCCGACATTCACTGAAGCGCAAAACGAGAAATTATTGGTTACGACGGTCGGTAAGTTGATCTTCAACGAGATCCTCCCAACGACGTTCCCATACTTGAATGAACCATCGATGAACAATCTGCAGGAAGCAACGCCTGATCAGTACTTCCTTGAAAAAGGAACGGATATCGTGGCTGAAATCAAGAGCCGTCCGATCATCGAACCATTCAAAAAAGGATTCCTCGGAAATGTCATCGCAGAAGTCTTCAAGCGTTTTGAAACGACTGAGACGAGCCGCATGCTTGACCGAATGAAAAACCTTGGTTTCAAACACTCGACACGTGCGGGTATTACGGTTGGTATCGCGGATATCATCGTACTTCCGGATAAACAGGAAATCCTGGTCGAAGCACAAGATAATGTTGACCGCGTTATGAAATCGTATCGCCGTGGTCTCATCACAGAAGAAGAGCGCTATGAGCGTGTCGTTAAATCGTGGAATGACGCGAAGGATGAAATTCAGTCTCGTCTGATGAAATCCCTCAACCGTTTGAACCCGATCTTCATGATGAGTGACTCTGGTGCCCGTGGTAACGCGTCAAACTTTACGCAGCTTGCAGGGATGCGTGGACTCATGGCCGCTCCAAGTGGACGGATCATCGAGCTCCCGATCAAATCTTCGTTCCGTGAGGGTCTGACGGTTCAGGAATACTTCATCTCGACGCACGGTGCACGTAAAGGTCTTGCCGATACAGCCTTGAAGACTGCCGATTCAGGTTACCTGACTCGTCGTCTCGTTGACGTCGCGCAAGATGTTATCATTCGCGAAGATGATTGTGGAACGGATCGTGGTATCCGTGTTACAGCACTCCGCGAAGGAACGGAAGAAATCGAAAACCTCTACGACCGACTCGTTGGCCGTACGGCGTTCGAAAAAGTCGTTCACCCGGAAACAGGAGCAGTCCTTGTTTCAACAAACGAACTTATCGACGAAGATATCGCGCGTGCTATCACGGACGCAGGCATCGACAACGTTGAGATTCGTACAGCCTTCACTTGTAACACAAGTCATGGTGTCTGTAAGAAATGTTATGGACGTAACCTTGCGACTGGTAATGACGTCGAGGTCGGCGAAGCAGTCGGAATCATCGCGGCACAATCAATCGGTGAGCCAGGAACGCAGCTTACAATGCGTACCTTCCACACAGGTGGGGTTGCCGGAGACGATATCACACAAGGTCTCCCGCGTATCCAGGAGTTGTTCGAGGCCCGTAACCCGAAAGGTCAAGCGGTCATCTCGGAAATCGACGGACAAGTCATCGACTTTACGGAGTCGCGTGATAAGCGTGAGTTGACGATTCAAGGTCTGAGCGAAACACGGACATACACGATTCCTTTCGGATCACGTCTTCGTGTTCAACTCGGTGAAGAAGTCATTGCCGGACAAGTGTTCACAGAGGGTTCAATCGACCCGAAAGAACTCTTGAACGTCAAAGGTGTATCAGGCGTACAGAACTATCTTCTTCAAGAAGTTCAAAAAGTATACCGGATGCAAGGGGTTGAGATTGGTGACAAGCACGTCGAGGTCATGGTACGTCAGATGATCCGTCGCGTCCGCGTCATCGAGTCTGGTGAGACATCACTCTTACCAGGTTCGCTAGTCGATATCAGCACATTCAAAGAAGCATGTAAAGAAGCGCTCCGTGCCGGTAAAGCACTCGCTTCGGCTAAACCAGTTCTCCTCGGTATCACAAAAGCGTCGCTTGAGACGGATTCGTTCCTATCAGCTGCTTCGTTCCAGGAAACTACTCGTGTCCTTACGGATGCGGCGATTAAAGGGAAGAGCGACTACCTTCGCGGCTTGAAAGAGAACGTTATTATCGGTAAACTTGTTCCAGCTGGTACAGGAATGACACGTTACCGCCAAATCGGTCTCGAGATCGCAGGCGAAGCACCTGTAGAAGCAGATTCTCCTGTAGAATAA
- the rpsL gene encoding 30S ribosomal protein S12, whose product MPTINQLVRKGRQSKVVKSDSPALNKGYNSFIKARTDISSPQKRGVCTRVGTMTPKKPNSALRKYARVRLTNTMEVTAYIPGIGHNLQEHSVVLIRGGRVKDLPGVRYHIVRGALDTAGVDGRMQGRSKYGTKRPKAAKK is encoded by the coding sequence ATGCCTACTATCAACCAATTAGTCCGTAAAGGACGTCAATCAAAAGTTGTGAAATCAGATTCGCCAGCGCTGAACAAAGGGTACAACAGCTTTATCAAAGCTCGTACTGACATCAGCTCACCACAAAAACGTGGTGTTTGTACTCGTGTAGGTACAATGACTCCGAAGAAACCGAACTCGGCTCTTCGTAAGTACGCACGTGTACGTTTAACGAACACAATGGAAGTAACAGCTTACATCCCAGGTATCGGCCACAACTTGCAAGAGCACAGTGTTGTTCTTATTCGCGGCGGTCGCGTAAAAGACTTACCAGGGGTACGTTACCACATCGTTCGTGGTGCACTCGATACAGCTGGAGTTGACGGCCGTATGCAAGGTCGTTCGAAATATGGTACTAAACGTCCAAAAGCAGCAAAAAAATAA